The stretch of DNA GAAATGGGAGAACTCCTCCTTCGCCAGGCGCACCGGCTCACCCAGCTACTCGCCGATCGGCCGCGGAGCCGCGGCTGAAGTCCGCGGTGGGATCAATCGGCAACACGGCCCACCGTCCGATCCGGGAGCACACCCGCCTGCACCAGTTCGTCGTAGATGCGCTGCTGCTCGGGGTCGAGTCCGGAATACAGCATGTCGTATGCCCGCTCTTCCTCCGCCAGGACGGCGACGGGATCCCAGTCCTCGCCGATCGCTTCCAGGACAGCGCTGCGCCGGCGCGCCTCGTCCAGCGTGAGGTCGAGAGCGAACGTGAGTTCGGAGTCGCTACCCATGTGGTCACCTTCGTTTCGCGGTCGCCGACACCGAACGGGCTCCGACGTCGAAGGGGTCAGGGTCACTCGAGGCGGTCCAAGATCACAATGACGTGGATCACGTCGATCGAAAGTGGTGCGCCGCGGTCACGACGACCGCGCCCCGTCGTCCGGGTGGACGACGGGGCGCTGGTGGTCGGGTGGGTCAGGCCTGCAGGCCGGCCTCGATCTCGAGGGTGATGGTGATCTTGTCGCCGACGACGGCGCCTCCGCCTTCGAGGGGCATGTCGATGGTGATGCCGAAGTCCTTGCGGTTGAGGACGGTGGTGGCTTCGAAGCCGGCGACCGGTCCGTTGCCCATGCCGGGGTTGACGCCGTTGAACTCGAGGGCGAGCTCGACCTGCCGGGTGACGCCGCGGAGGGTGAAGTCGCCTTCGACCACGTAGTCGTCGCCCTTGGCGCGGACGGCGGTGGAGGTGAAGGTGGCGGTGGGGAACTGCTCGGCGTCGAAGAAGTCGGCGGACTTGATGTGGGCGTCGCGGTCGGTGTTCTTGGTGTCGATGGACGCGACCTGGATCTCGGCGGTGACGGCAGTGGTGCCGTCCTCGGCGACGGTGATCGCGCCGGCGAAGTCGTTGAACGTGCCGCGGACCTTGCTGACCATGAGGTGGCGGACGGAGAAGCCGACGGTGGAGTGGACGGTGTCGATGGCCCAGGTTCCGGCGGTGAGGTTGGGGAGGGTGGCGGTGGCGGTGGTCATGAAAACTCCTTGACGTGAACGGGCACTCGAATCGAGGTAATTGAATCTGCAACTACAAAGGTAGAGAGAAGTCGTTGCGATGTCAACTAAAATCTTTTGGAGGGTGGGTGAGCTGCGCTTACTGCTTCGGCCGGACCTGATGGCGGCTGACGATGGAGATCCGATTGAAGGCGTTCATCGTGACGGCGATCCAGCTCACCGTGGACATCTCCTGCTCGGACAGGAATCGCCGTGCGAAGGCGTAGTCGGCCTCCTGACTGTGTGCGTCCGGCAGGGTGGTGATCGACTCGGCCAGGGTGAGGGCCGCGACCTCACGTTCGGAGAACAGCGTCGTCTCCCGCCACGCAGGCAGGACCGCGAGGCGCTGCTGGGTCTCGCCCGCCGCGAGCGCCGCGGCGACGTGCACGTCCAGGCAGTAGGCGCAGCGGTTGATCTGGGAGACGCGCACGTTGATCAACTCGACGAACCGACGGTCCATCCCGGCCTCGGTGGTCGCGTGACGGATGGCCTTGGCGACGCCGATCTGCGCCTGATAAACGGCCGGACTCCGCTTGTCGATGTGGACGTAGTCGTTCTCCGTGGACGTGCTGCTCATGACCGGCCTTTCGGTGGGTGGCTCAGGGATTTTCCAGCAGGTGGGCGCGCATCTCGCCGAAGTCGTGCCCGAGGATGGCGACGTCCCGGGGGCTGAGCAGGTCGAACATGTCCCGGCGCACCTCTGCCACGTGTCCGGGGCTGGCGGCGGCGAGCTTCTCGGCGCCGGCGTCGGTCAGCTCGGCCAGCATTCCCCGCTTGTCGTCCTCGCACTCCAGTCGGCGCACCCAGCCCGCCTCGACCAGCCGGTTGATCGCCCGGGTCACGCCACTGCGGGTCGTGGTGACCGCGTCGGCGAGTTCGCGCATCCGCAGTTGTCGCTGCGGGGCCTCGGACAGCACGACGAGAAGTTCGAAGTCGGTGAACGAGATGCCCGCGTCGCGGGTGAGCTGTCGATCGAGCGCCTGCAGCAGCAGTCGGGTGGCGTCCAGGTAGGCGCGCCACGTGTTCTGTTCCTCGGCGCTGAGCCATCTGGTCGGTTCCACGGGACCAGCATATCTCAAGTAGTTGACAGCGCAACTACTTGGTGTACGGTGGTGATAGTTGAAAGCGCAATCATCGGCGGTTCGCGGAGAGAGGTTCGGGCAATGAGCACCACAGACGAGCAGGAGCGGTCCCAGAGGTTCGCCGAGCAACGCGACCGGATCCGCTCCGAGCACCTGAAGCCCGTGTCGTCGCGGCCCGCGTCCTCGGCCCGCGGACTCCACCACACCGCGCTGATCAGCAGCGACGTCGAGCGCACCGTCCGGTTCTATCAGGATCTCCTCGAGTTCCCGCTCACCGAACTGATCGAGAATCGCGACTACCCCGGTTCTTCGCACTTCTTCTTCGACATCGGCAACGGCAACCTCCTCGCGTTCTTCGACTTCCCGGGCCTCGAGATCGGCCCGTACCAGGAAGTGCTCGGCGGACTCCACCACATCGCGATCAGCGTCGAACCCGACCGGTGGAATCACCTGCGCACGAAACTGGTCGACGCCGGCGTCGAACTCGTCGAACACAGCGAGGTGTCGATGTACTTCCGCGACCCCGACGGTGCCCGCCTCGAACTCATCGCCGACCCACTCGGCGAAATGTACGGCTCACAGGTTCTGTGAGAATGCTGGAAAGGATTCACGCATGACTGCCGCCACCACCTCACCCCGCCTCGACGTCCGCCGCGCCGACGACCGCTTCAAGACGAACGTGGGCTGGCTCGATTCCAAGCATTCCTTCTCGTTCGGCAACTTCTACGACCCGGCCAACACCCACCACGGTGTGCTCATGGTCAACAACGACGACATCGTCGTCCCCGGACAGGGTTTCGACACCCACCCGCACCAGGATATGGAGATCGTCACCTGGGTGCTCCAGGGTTCGCTGGTGCACCAGGATTCGATGGGCCACTCCGGCGTCATCTACCCCGGACTCGCCCAGCGCATGAGTGCGGGAACCGGAATCCTGCACTCGGAGAAGAATGACTCGTGGCGACTGAAGGGCGACGCCGACGAGCACAGCGAACCCGTCCACTTCGTCCAGATGTGGGTCGTCCCCGACGAAGCCGGGATCACACCCGGCTACGAGCAACTCGAAATCGACCACGAGCTGCTTTCCGGCGGACTGGTCCCTGTCGCGTCGGGCATGCCGGACCACGCCGACCACGCGGCGATCCGCATCAAGAACAAGTACGCCGCAATGCATGTCGCACGGCTGCAGCCCGGCCAGGCGCCGATCACCCTGCCCGACTCCCCGTTCCTCCACGTCTTCGTCGCGCGCGGCGAAGCCTCGCTGGAGGGGGTCGGCATCCTCGCCGAGGGTGACGCCGTCCGGCTCAGCGGTGGCGGTGGACAGCAGATGACCACCGATACCGGCGCCGAGATCATCGTGTGGGAAATGCACGCGGCGATCGCCGGGTAACCGCCGCCGCGGTGGACGGACGTCGGCGGACGGCGAATCCGGTTCTTCCGCCCGGGTTGCGAAGGCTGCTACAGTCCTGGGCAGGCAGTGACCTACGGAAGGGCCTTACAACCGCGCGAGCGGCGACCCAGGCCCGGGTCCTGCATCCGAAGGAGCTCGATCCCTTGGACACGGCTTCGACCGTCGTCCGCCGATCCACCGTCGAGTACGCCCCCGGGCTGCTACTCGATCTCGTCCGTCCCGCCGAAGCAGCGCATCCCTCGCCTGCGATCGTGTGGCTTCACGGAGGTGGATGGCGGCTTCAAGACCGCGCTGCATGCCCGGACCTGGTGCAGCACTTCGCAAGACACGGCTATGTCATGGTCAGCATCGACTACCGCCTCGCGCCCGGCACCTGCCATCCCGGCCAAATCTTCGACGTCCGGCGGGCGGTGCGCTGGCTCCGCGCCAACGCCGGTGACCACGGCATCGACCCCGACCGGATCGGTGTGTGGGGCTCGTCGGCCGGCGGGCATCTCGCCGCGCTGGCCGGAGTGCACTCGGCCACAACACGATTGCCCGGGGAAGGTCCCGTGACCGTCGGCAGTGCGGTGCAGGCCGTCGTCGACGGCTATGGGCCCACCGACCTGCCCGGTCTCGTCGACCTCTCCGCGCAACGGACACCGGCCGAGGACTGTTCTCCCGAGGCGTCGCTGCTCGGCGGTGCGATCCGGGACCGGTTGAACGCGGCGCGATCCGCGAGCCCCGCACTGCAGGTGACGCCCGGAGCGCCGCCGTTTCTGATTCTGCACGGCCTCGGCGACACTCTGGTGCCGTCCACGCAGAGCGTGGCGTTGTACGACGCGCTCGTCGCGCACGGCAACGACGCCGTCCTCTACCTGATCGAGGGTTTCGGGCACGGGTTCTTCAACCCCGGCCACGTTCTCGAACTCGGCCCCGACCAGACCCTCGACCAAGGACACCTCGAGCGAAATCCGCACGCGCCGGCCTCGACCCACGCAGTGAGCGACTTCGGGCGCGCCTTCATCGACAACTATCCCTCCGCATCGTTCGCGGCGGTCGAGGCGTTCTTCTCGCACACACTGAAATCAGGAACCCACCCATGACCCTCTTCGACATCCCCGCCCTCGACGACGTCCACACCGCCGCTCCGCAACTCGACGTCCTCCCCGGGCGGTGCGTGCCCTACGCCATGGCCGCCGGTGAGGGCGAGCGCCACGAACTCGGCGGGCAACTGATCACCATCATCGCCCGTCCGGAAGACACCGGAGGGCAATTCGGTGCCGCATATGTGTACGGCGGCAAGGGAATCGAGACTCCGTTCCTCGCTCACGATCGCGAGCACCGGTTCCTGTACGTCACCGACGGACGGCTGCAGGTGTGGTTGCCGGGCGAATCGCACCTGCTCGTGCCCGGCGACTCGGTCACCGTCCCGGCCGGGACGCCGTACGCGTACCGCATGCTCGCGCACCGAACACGGTTCCTGAGCTGGCTCACCGTCGGCGACGGGCACCGGTGGTCGCAGGCCACCGGCCGCGTCACCCAGTCGCACGTCTTCGACGCCGCGGCGGCGCCGATGTCGGACGCGCGGCAATCCGAACTCGCAGACCGGTTCGGTATCCGCTTCCACGATCTGGAGAAGAAGGACCTGCCTGCGGTGACGGGCACGGCGCTCCCTTCAGGGGAGTCGCCCTACGTGCTGCAGGCCGGCGAGGGCGACCGCTGGGCGAGCCTCGACCAGCTGAACACGTATCTCGCGCGGCCCCGCAACACCGGCGGAACGTACTTCGCGATGCACACGATGGGCGGCAAGAGTGCGTACATTCCCCGTCACTTCCATCGCGAGCACACCGAGAACTTCTTCTGCATCGAGGGGCGGATCCTCCTGCACGCCAACGGCCGGGAGATTCTCCTGACCAAGGGCGATTTCCTCCACGCTCCCGCCGGAACCATCCACAGTTTCGCGTTCGACAGCCACGACACCCAGATGCTCGGCCTGCTGACCACCGGTGTGTTCGAGAAGTTCTTCGAGTACATGAACACCCCGACGGACGCGCACGTGCACACCGAGGGCGGCGACACGGCGTTCCCGGCGGAGGGGTTCGCGCGGGCGCGTGCCGAGCTGGACCTCGAGGTCGTGGGGCCGCCGCCGGCCCGGGGCGACGGACGGTGAGTGCCTCCCGGCGGGACGGCGAAGGGTGGTCCCCGACCCCTCTGACCTCCGTTCTCGGGCGTGTCGCACGAGTGTGAGACTCGTCAAGTTTGCCGTTTTGGGTTTCCCTACGGCCTGATCAGCGGTGACACTGTTGATGCAGATATTTAACGTGAACGAAATAATGAGGTGAATGGTGTTGGGTCGCTCGAAGGCAACCGTGGTGTATTCGGTGTCGGGTCGACCGTCCAACCCGTTCGCACGACCGGTCGATCGCTACGCGGCCACCCTGCGGTCCGTCATCGCCGCACTCGCGGGTGTCGCGATCGTGCTCGCCGCCGTGATGGGCACCTGGCAATGGCACCAGGAGAGTGCGCGGGCTGCCCAGCAGCGTGCCACCACCACCATCGTCAACGCCGTCACCAGCGCCGACGCGCCCATCACCATGTCGCCGCGCGGCTCGGTCCGGACCACTCCGATGGTCGAGGCGACGTGGCCCTGGACCGCCGAGTCGCGCACCGAGAGCATCGAGGTCCCCTCCGGAACGCCGGCGGGCACGGAGAAGACCATCGTCGTCGACGCGGACGGCAACTGGGCGGGCCCGAGGATCACCACCTCCGACGTCGTCAGCGGCGCGGTCGCGGCAGTGCTCCTCACCCTCGCGGCCAGTGCCCTGCTCCTCGGCATGGTGTGGGCGATGTGTGCGCGCGCCGTCGAACGCCGCCGCCAGCAGTATTGGGACGAGAGCATCCGCCGGCTGTTCGCCACCTACAGTCGCTGATCCTCACCTCGGAGATCACCTCCTGATTGCGCCGTCTCCGCGGCGGTTTCGGTGCACTCGCTCCGGGCTATTCAGGTGATGCCGAGGAAAGGTGGAGCCATGTCCGACAGGGATGCTTCCATATTCGAGAGCGAGCGAGAACTCGACGAGGATTCCGTCCGGAAAGCTCAGCGGACCGTCGCCCACCACTCGATCGACGCCGACGACTGCCGGATGCTGCTCGCTGCGCTCGGAATCCCCCTCGTCCGCGATGCCGACAACGCGGCCGGTGCCGAAGCGTTGTGACCCGCTCACAGTGACTTCACAGCGAATCTCCAGGGTGCCCGCACCGGGGGCCGATTGTATGGGACCCAACCCCGGAACAGCCCTTGGAGGTCCCCATGACGAACAGCCCTCGTCACCACCACGCCGAAGAAGTGCACGAGCACGATCGCGGTCTCAGCCACGACCTGAAGTCGATGTTGTCGCGTCGCCGCGCCCTGTTCGTGTTCGGCGCCGCGGGCGCGACCGCGCTCGCCGCCTGCTCGACGGCAGGATCCACGGGGGCCTCGTCCTCGACCTCGACGACGGGCGCGGCGGCGACCACGGCGGACACGGCGAGCGACGGCACGTGCGTGGCGGCGGCGCCGCAGGAAACGGCCGGACCGTATCCCGGTGACGGGTCCAACGGCCCGAACGTCCTGGTCGAGTCGGGGATCGTGCGTCAGGACATCCGCAGCAGCTTCGGTGCCTACTCCGGAACGGCGGAGGGTGTCGCGACGACGATCGAACTCGACCTGCAGGACCTGACGAAGGACTGCGCGGCCGGCGCCGGAATGGCCGTCTACCTGTGGCACTGCGACCGGGACGGCGAGTACTCGCTCTACGGCAAGGGCATCACCGAGCAGAACTACCTGCGCGGCGTCCAGGTGGCCGACTCGGCGGGCAAGGTGTCGTTCACGTCGATCTTCCCGGCCTGCTACTCCGGGCGCTGGCCGCACATCCACTTCGAGGTGTTCGACACGCTCGAATCGGCGGTGGCCGGTGAGGACGCCCGCCTGACGTCCCAGATCGCGGTGCCGCAGGACGCGTGCACCACGGTCTTCGCCTACGACACCGGCTACGCCACGAGCGTCTCCAACCTGTCGAAGGTTTCCCTCGACTCGGACAACGTGTTCGGCGACGGCTGGGATGCCGAACTGGCCACCGTGTCCGGCGAACCCGCCACCGGCATGACCATCTCGATCACGATCGGCGTCGCCGAGAAGTCGGCGAACACCCAGTCCGCGCCGGCCGGTCCGGGCGGGGGTGGCGGACAACCGCCGGCAGGAGCACCCGGCCGGTAGTGCCCGTCAGCTGACGTGCCACCCCGGAGGCCGGTCGAGTTCGTTCCATTCGCGGGTCAACCGGGCCTGCTGGCGTCGGGAGGCCACCCAGTGGACGATCAGGAACAGGACGCAGTAGCCGCCGGTCGACGTCACCCAGATCCCGCACGCGACGCTCACCGCAGTGGCCGCGTTCTGCGAACCGGTCTCCGGTGCGGCGACGAGGTCGCCGTTCGGGTCGAGCCAGACGGTAACGGTCTGGCCGGCCTTCGCTCCGGCCGCGGTGGGAACGTCGGCGGTGTGCGTCTGACCGTTCACCGACCACTGCACCCGCGCGTGGGCTTGGTACTGGGGGGAGGCGGACAGGGCCTCTCCGGCGCTCCCGGTGCGGGAATCCTCCACGAGGGTGGCGGGGGTCGAGTGCCGGGTGGCGAGTTCGGCCTGGGTCTGCTGGTCCAGCCGCGAGTACGTCTCGGTTCCGACGGCCGCGGCCAGTGGAATCATCAGGAGCACGAAAACCACCCCGATGAGAACCATCGCGGATCGCAGTCGGTCGCATCCGCGCATGAGTGGGTTGCGGCTCCATGGACCCAGACGCCACAGGCGTATCGGCGCTGCACACGTTTGGCTCATCGCGCACCTCCGGTGGTTGCCCACCACCATTGTGCAACCGAAACGCCTGCGCGTGTAGGGCCTTCTGTCAGGTCATGGTCTTCGGTGCCCGCCTGCCGAGTCAGACCTTTTGCACGAGGTCCGGCCAGGGAGGGCGGCGGAGGACGGCGAGGGTCGCGATCACGGCGGCGGCCAGTCCGATGAATTCGCCGAAGAGCGCTACCCGGGTGCCGTCGACGGCGGGCTCCCACGACACGTTGCCGTCGTGGACGACGAAGACCCCGACCGGCGCGGGGCCCAGGATGCCGCGAAATCTGGTCACGGTGAGGATCGTGGCTCCGTCGGTCGTCTCGTAGGGTTCGCCGTAGATCCGCGTGGCGGCGGCGTTCGCATGCGACTGGTTCACCACATCCCGAAGTTTCACCGCGACACCTCTCGCCGTTCGGCCGAAGACCGATCTCATGATGGCACCCGGGCCGGCGCCGACGTGGCATTCCGGCTCGCGCGTCACGCACCGATCCCGGCGAAGGCCTCGGTCAGCGCGTCGATGCCCGCGCGGACCGTGGGCCGGTCGTTGTCGGCGCGGCGGAGCGCATAGATCTCCCGCTCGAGTGCGGGACGCACCGGGACGATGGCGACGTTGTCCGGCACCCAGACGCGGGCCAGGCGCGGCACGAGGGCGGCGGCGAGTCCGTGTGCGACGAATTCGAGTTGCGCCGCGAACTCGGGCGCTTCGTACCGGATGTCCGGCTCGATGCCGCGGTTCCGAAGCGTCTGCACCAGCCAGGTGTGGAACACCGCCCCCTTCCGCCACGTCGTCCACGGCATGTCCGCGATCTCGTCGAGGTCGACGTGGTCGCGGGAGGCGAGGGGATGGTTCCGGGACAGTGCGACATCGGCCGAGTCCCGATGTACCAGGGTGTGCACCGCGTCTTCGGGAAGGTGCAGGGGCATGGTGACCCAGCTGTCGACGACGACGAGGTCGAGTTCGCGGCGCACGATCGCCGGAATGAGATCCTCGGTCTCGCCGGCGGAGTAGCTGACCGCGAGTTGAGGGTGGCGTCTGCGCAGCGTGGCCACCGCGGTCGGCACGACGACCCTGCCTGCGGAGGCGAACGATCCGATGCGTAGTTCTCCCACCACTTCGCGATCGAGGGAGACGACCTCGGATTCGGCCTGGGCCAGCAGCGATATCGCTTCCTGCCCTCGGCGGGCCAGGAGCCGGCCCGCCGCGGTGAGCTGAACGCCGCGACCCGCGGGCACCAGGAGTGGGACGCCGACCTCCCGTTCGAACTTGCCGAGCTGCTGCGACACCCCGGACGGTGTGACGTGCAGGGCACGGGCCGCGGCGCCGATCGAACCGTGTTCGGCGACAGCGCACAGCGCGCGGAGTCGATCCAAACTCAACATGGTAGCGATGCTACTGCTTTCATGAAACGACTATTCACTTGTTGTAATGGTTGGCGCCTCGGAGAATTCTCGGTGTGACTACTGCCCTCCGTCTGCGTCCCCGTGCCCTCGTCAGCCCCTCGTTCAGCGTCGCGTCCGTGGATCCGCGACTGCTCGTTCTGGCTGGTGCGGTAGCGACTTCGCTGACCGGCAGTCTCATCAAATTGTCGGAGGTGGAGCCGGCCACGTCGACGTTCTTCCGGTGTGTGCTGGCGTTGCCCATCCTCGGTCTTCTCGCCCTGCAGGAATTTCGGCGGCACGGCGGCATTCCCCTCCGGGTGATTGCCGCCCAGGTGCTCGGCGGGATGATGCTCGGCGTCGACTTCGCGCTGTGGGCGCGATCGATCCAGATGATCGGTGCCGGGATCTCGACGGTCGTCGTCAACGTCCAGGTCATCGTCGTGCCGCTGTTGGCGTGGATCGTCTTCCGTGCACGGGTGCCGATCCGGTTCGTCGTAGCGGTTCCGTTCCTGTTCGCGGGGGTTGCCCTAGCCGGCGGAATTCTCGGCGGCAGCGGCGAGGGCGGCCAGTTGTTCCTCGGAACCCTGCTGTCGCTGGCCGCGGGCGTGGCCTACGGGATCTACATCTTCGTCATCGGCCGGGCGGGATCCGCGCACCGGGCGTCGTCGCAGGTGTTCGTGTCGACGGTCGCCGCGGGTGTCGTCGGGACCGCGGTGGGATCGCTCTGGGGAACGGTCGACCTCACGCCGGGCTGGCCCGCGCTGGGATGGCTGGCGGCGTTGTCGCTGAGCAGCCAGGTGCTCGGCTGGGTCCTCATCGGATTCGCCCTGCCGAGGCTCGCCGCCGAGGTGGGTGCCACGTTGCTGCTGCTCCAGCCGGTCCTGGCGATGCTGTTCTCCATCGTGATCGTGCACGAGCGTCCGAGCATCGGGCAGTTCGCCGGCTGCGCACTGGTCGTCGCGGCGGTGTGGATGGTCACCCGGGTGCGGCCGGCGGGCCGTCGTTCGATGACCGCGCGAATCGCCGAATCACCCGCGGCACGACTCTCGGTCAGGCGTTCCACTCCGTCTGCAGTGACGCTTCGCCGGCCGGCGGGTCGGGTGGGTGGTGTCGCTGCTTCGCGCTGTACAGCTCACGGTCGGCCTGTCGATAGAGCGCGGTGAGCGGGTCGGACTCGCCGGTGCACGACGCCACGCCGAAGCTGAACGAGGTGGGGCTCTGCCGCGCGAGTTGCGCCATCACCCCGGGCAGCTCGGCGTGGTGCTCGCCGACCATGCACGTGACGAACTCGTCGCCACCGACCCGGGCGAGCAGGGCGCCGCGCGGCAGGTGTCCGGCGAGGTAGTTCGCCAGGTCGACGAGAACCGCATCCCCCGCGGCGTGGCCGTAGTGGTCGTTGGTCGACTTGAACTGGTCGACGTCGACGAGCACCAGCGTGACCGAGGCCTGGTTTCCGCCCGCGCCCTCGAGCGCGTCCCGGAACGCGAGTTCGAACCCGGCGCGGTTGAGCAGGGCCGTCAGCGCGTCGGTGCTGGCCGATTCGATCAGGGTCCGGGTCAGGGATCCGAACATCTCGGCCGCACCGACCACACAGGTGACCGCCACGACGAGAACGGCGGCCTTCACGGTCGCCGTGTCCACGTCGACCGGCACCAGGGTGAAGGCGGTGGGGGCGAGAACGACCCCGACCACCATCGACGCGGTGAGGGAACCGACGAGGAGCCTCGCCTGCAGCTTCGGGTAGAACACGACGAAATACATCGCCAGGAACGTCGCCGCGATCGCGCAGAGCAATTGGGCGACGGCGAGAATGAGGCCGGACATCACGATCGGTGTGGCGAACAGTGCCGCCGCGGTGCTGACCTGGAGGGCCCGCCGTCCGGGCCTGCGCCCACCCCGGTACAGCACCACGAGAGCGATCACTCCGAGGAGGATGCCGGCCGAGCGCGCGGCGACGGTCTCCGGCCGGATCGGCAACCCGACCATCGGAGGCAGGACGAACCCGGCCACGTGCAGCGCCGTCGTGATCCACAGGTAGCGGCGCAGGATGCGCGGCTGATAGTCCTGCAGGACCGTGTCGACGGACGAAGCAGCGAGGGGCCTCACTCTGGCAATTATCCAGGACCGGTCCCCGGCGAGGGCGGCTCTCTCCGCAACCGCCTTCCCCGGGGAAGATGTCAGCGGGTCGTGACCGCCGGGATCGGCACGGCGTTGTCGTGCCACGGCGGTGTCTGGATTCCGGCGCCGTCGTACATCGGGAGTCGAATCTCGGTTCCGTACCGGGCG from Rhodococcus opacus B4 encodes:
- a CDS encoding MarR family winged helix-turn-helix transcriptional regulator, coding for MEPTRWLSAEEQNTWRAYLDATRLLLQALDRQLTRDAGISFTDFELLVVLSEAPQRQLRMRELADAVTTTRSGVTRAINRLVEAGWVRRLECEDDKRGMLAELTDAGAEKLAAASPGHVAEVRRDMFDLLSPRDVAILGHDFGEMRAHLLENP
- a CDS encoding Rv1733c family protein, which codes for MRGCDRLRSAMVLIGVVFVLLMIPLAAAVGTETYSRLDQQTQAELATRHSTPATLVEDSRTGSAGEALSASPQYQAHARVQWSVNGQTHTADVPTAAGAKAGQTVTVWLDPNGDLVAAPETGSQNAATAVSVACGIWVTSTGGYCVLFLIVHWVASRRQQARLTREWNELDRPPGWHVS
- a CDS encoding DMT family transporter, whose product is MTTALRLRPRALVSPSFSVASVDPRLLVLAGAVATSLTGSLIKLSEVEPATSTFFRCVLALPILGLLALQEFRRHGGIPLRVIAAQVLGGMMLGVDFALWARSIQMIGAGISTVVVNVQVIVVPLLAWIVFRARVPIRFVVAVPFLFAGVALAGGILGGSGEGGQLFLGTLLSLAAGVAYGIYIFVIGRAGSAHRASSQVFVSTVAAGVVGTAVGSLWGTVDLTPGWPALGWLAALSLSSQVLGWVLIGFALPRLAAEVGATLLLLQPVLAMLFSIVIVHERPSIGQFAGCALVVAAVWMVTRVRPAGRRSMTARIAESPAARLSVRRSTPSAVTLRRPAGRVGGVAASRCTAHGRPVDRAR
- a CDS encoding 3,4-dioxygenase subunit beta; the protein is MTNSPRHHHAEEVHEHDRGLSHDLKSMLSRRRALFVFGAAGATALAACSTAGSTGASSSTSTTGAAATTADTASDGTCVAAAPQETAGPYPGDGSNGPNVLVESGIVRQDIRSSFGAYSGTAEGVATTIELDLQDLTKDCAAGAGMAVYLWHCDRDGEYSLYGKGITEQNYLRGVQVADSAGKVSFTSIFPACYSGRWPHIHFEVFDTLESAVAGEDARLTSQIAVPQDACTTVFAYDTGYATSVSNLSKVSLDSDNVFGDGWDAELATVSGEPATGMTISITIGVAEKSANTQSAPAGPGGGGGQPPAGAPGR
- a CDS encoding VOC family protein, with product MSTTDEQERSQRFAEQRDRIRSEHLKPVSSRPASSARGLHHTALISSDVERTVRFYQDLLEFPLTELIENRDYPGSSHFFFDIGNGNLLAFFDFPGLEIGPYQEVLGGLHHIAISVEPDRWNHLRTKLVDAGVELVEHSEVSMYFRDPDGARLELIADPLGEMYGSQVL
- a CDS encoding quercetin 2,3-dioxygenase; protein product: MTLFDIPALDDVHTAAPQLDVLPGRCVPYAMAAGEGERHELGGQLITIIARPEDTGGQFGAAYVYGGKGIETPFLAHDREHRFLYVTDGRLQVWLPGESHLLVPGDSVTVPAGTPYAYRMLAHRTRFLSWLTVGDGHRWSQATGRVTQSHVFDAAAAPMSDARQSELADRFGIRFHDLEKKDLPAVTGTALPSGESPYVLQAGEGDRWASLDQLNTYLARPRNTGGTYFAMHTMGGKSAYIPRHFHREHTENFFCIEGRILLHANGREILLTKGDFLHAPAGTIHSFAFDSHDTQMLGLLTTGVFEKFFEYMNTPTDAHVHTEGGDTAFPAEGFARARAELDLEVVGPPPARGDGR
- a CDS encoding LysR family transcriptional regulator; this translates as MLSLDRLRALCAVAEHGSIGAAARALHVTPSGVSQQLGKFEREVGVPLLVPAGRGVQLTAAGRLLARRGQEAISLLAQAESEVVSLDREVVGELRIGSFASAGRVVVPTAVATLRRRHPQLAVSYSAGETEDLIPAIVRRELDLVVVDSWVTMPLHLPEDAVHTLVHRDSADVALSRNHPLASRDHVDLDEIADMPWTTWRKGAVFHTWLVQTLRNRGIEPDIRYEAPEFAAQLEFVAHGLAAALVPRLARVWVPDNVAIVPVRPALEREIYALRRADNDRPTVRAGIDALTEAFAGIGA
- a CDS encoding alpha/beta hydrolase, whose amino-acid sequence is MDTASTVVRRSTVEYAPGLLLDLVRPAEAAHPSPAIVWLHGGGWRLQDRAACPDLVQHFARHGYVMVSIDYRLAPGTCHPGQIFDVRRAVRWLRANAGDHGIDPDRIGVWGSSAGGHLAALAGVHSATTRLPGEGPVTVGSAVQAVVDGYGPTDLPGLVDLSAQRTPAEDCSPEASLLGGAIRDRLNAARSASPALQVTPGAPPFLILHGLGDTLVPSTQSVALYDALVAHGNDAVLYLIEGFGHGFFNPGHVLELGPDQTLDQGHLERNPHAPASTHAVSDFGRAFIDNYPSASFAAVEAFFSHTLKSGTHP
- a CDS encoding YceI family protein: MTTATATLPNLTAGTWAIDTVHSTVGFSVRHLMVSKVRGTFNDFAGAITVAEDGTTAVTAEIQVASIDTKNTDRDAHIKSADFFDAEQFPTATFTSTAVRAKGDDYVVEGDFTLRGVTRQVELALEFNGVNPGMGNGPVAGFEATTVLNRKDFGITIDMPLEGGGAVVGDKITITLEIEAGLQA
- a CDS encoding carboxymuconolactone decarboxylase family protein, which translates into the protein MSSTSTENDYVHIDKRSPAVYQAQIGVAKAIRHATTEAGMDRRFVELINVRVSQINRCAYCLDVHVAAALAAGETQQRLAVLPAWRETTLFSEREVAALTLAESITTLPDAHSQEADYAFARRFLSEQEMSTVSWIAVTMNAFNRISIVSRHQVRPKQ
- a CDS encoding DUF6400 family protein, which codes for MGSDSELTFALDLTLDEARRRSAVLEAIGEDWDPVAVLAEEERAYDMLYSGLDPEQQRIYDELVQAGVLPDRTVGRVAD
- a CDS encoding Rv1733c family protein, yielding MLGRSKATVVYSVSGRPSNPFARPVDRYAATLRSVIAALAGVAIVLAAVMGTWQWHQESARAAQQRATTTIVNAVTSADAPITMSPRGSVRTTPMVEATWPWTAESRTESIEVPSGTPAGTEKTIVVDADGNWAGPRITTSDVVSGAVAAVLLTLAASALLLGMVWAMCARAVERRRQQYWDESIRRLFATYSR
- a CDS encoding pirin family protein; translated protein: MTAATTSPRLDVRRADDRFKTNVGWLDSKHSFSFGNFYDPANTHHGVLMVNNDDIVVPGQGFDTHPHQDMEIVTWVLQGSLVHQDSMGHSGVIYPGLAQRMSAGTGILHSEKNDSWRLKGDADEHSEPVHFVQMWVVPDEAGITPGYEQLEIDHELLSGGLVPVASGMPDHADHAAIRIKNKYAAMHVARLQPGQAPITLPDSPFLHVFVARGEASLEGVGILAEGDAVRLSGGGGQQMTTDTGAEIIVWEMHAAIAG